The window TGGCCATCGGGGCGTACACCGCCGCCGTGCTCGCCAGTCAGGCCGGCGTCTCGCTGTTCGTCTCGTTCTTCGTGGCCCTGGTGCTGGCGGCGGCGGTGGCGTTTCCGTTCGGGCTGGCCGTGCTGCGGCTCCGCGACGTGTACCTCGCTATCGCCACGTTGGGTTTCGTGCAGATCGTCAACGTGCTGGCCCTCAACGGCGACAAGATCCTGCGGGCAATCAGCGGCAACCCCGAGCTGACGGTCTTCCGGGGAGCCGAGGGGATCACCCTGCCGTACGTCTCGCCGCGGATCGTCTTCGGGCTGCCTGAGACGACCTGGCCCCTCCTGCTCTACGTGCTGGCGCTGATCGTCATCCTGGCGGTCCTGAGACGGTCTCACGAGGGTCGGGTGCTTGCCGCCGTCCGCCTGGACGAGTCGGCCGCCGCCACACTCGGCATCAACGTGGTCCGCTACAAGCTGCTGGCCTTCGTGCTCGGCGCGATGATGGCGGCCGGCGTTGGCGTCCTCAGCACGCCGATCATTCGCGTGATCGACCCGCGAAACTACGTCTTTTCGCGGGCCGTGGACATCCTGGCCTACGCGATCCTCGGCGGCGTCGCCCACTGGAGCGGGCCGCTGGTCGGCGCGACGGTCCTGACGCTGCTGCCCGAGACGCTCCGCTTCTTGCAGGAGCAGCGGGAGATCGTCAACGGCCTGATCATCATGCTGTCGATTATCTTCCTGCCCCGTGGGCTGGCCGATCCGCGCTTCTGGGGCGGCCTCTTCAAGCGCCGAAAGCCGGCGACGTGAGCGCGCCGGGAGTCTCCGATCCGGTTGCGCGTCGACCGACGAGCACACCGCGCCTCGCCGTACGTGGATTGACACGCCGTTACGGTGGTCTGGCCGCGCTGGAGGACGTCTCGTTCGACGTGGCGGCCGGCACCGTCTGCGGGCTGATCGGTCCGAACGGCGCCGGCAAGACGACCCTCCTCAACGTCGTCAGCGGGCTGACGCCGCCGACCAGCGGTGGCGTCGAGCTTGACGGACTGCAGCTCAGCGGGCAGCCGGCCCATGTCGTCGCGGCGATGGGCGTCGCTCGGACATTCCAGAATATCCGCCTCTTCACGGATCTCTCGGTTCTGGAAAACGTGATGGTCGGGTGGCATCTGCGCCGGCACGCCACCCTGATCGAATCGTTGCTCGGGCTGCCGCGCGCCCGCCGTGAGGAGCGCGAAGCCCGCGAAGCGGCCCAGGCCTTGATCGAGCGGTTGGGCATGGCTCACCTTGCCGCGTCCGAGGCTGGCGCGCTCTCCTACGGCGATCAACGCCGGGTCGAGATCGCGCGCGGCCTGGCGCTCGGGCCGAAGCTGCTGCTGCTCGACGAGCCGGCGGCTGGCCTGAACGCGACGGAGACGGCCAGCCTCGCCGAGTTCCTGGCGGGGCTGCGGGCCGATGGACTGACGCTGCTGGTCATCGAGCACGACATGGAGCTGATCATGCGGCTCTCGGATCTGGTGGTTGTGCTGAGCTTCGGCCGCAAGATCGCCGAAGGGCCGCCAGCCCAGATCCAGCAAGACCCCCGCGTCGTCGAAGCGTACCTGGGCGACGACGACGGCGGCGACCTCCCCCTCCCCATGCCCGATCAGCAGCCCGGACGCGAGGCAAGCCCGTGAGCGACCCGCTGCTCGCCGTCGAGGGGCTGGAAACGTGGTACGGCGGTATCGCTGCGTTGCGCGGCGTCACCTTCGAGGTGCCGAGCGGCACGGTCGTGGCGCTGGTCGGGGCGAACGGGGCGGGGAAGTCCACCACCCTCAACACCGTCAGCGGTCTGCTCGTGCCGCGCGCCGGCTCGGTGCGCTTCGACGGCAAGGAGATCGGCGGCTGGCGGGCGGACCGCATCGCCAGCCTGGGCCTCGTCCAGGTGCCGGAGGGTCGGCAGGTGCTGGCGCCGCTGACCGTCGAGGAGAACCTGCTGCTTGGCGCGTACACCCGTCGCGACCGCGAGGTTCGCGCCGACCTCGACGCGACGTTCGTGCGCTTCCCGCGCCTCGCCGAGCGCCGCTATCAGTTAGCTGGCTCATTGTCCGGCGGCGAGCAGCAGATGCTGGCCATTGGTCGGGCGCTGCTGGCCCGCCCGCGCCTGCTGATGCTGGACGAGCCGTCCCTCGGCCTTGCGCCGCTGATCGTGGCCGACGTGTTCCGCCTGATCGCCGACCTGAAGGCCCAGGGTTCCACGATCCTGCTGGTGGAGCAGAACGCCCGCCGGGCGCTGGCCGTCGCGGACACGGCTCACGTGCTGGAGGGCGGCCGGATCACGCGATCTGGCCCGGCTGCCGCCCTGCGCGATGACCCGGCCATCGTGGCCGCCTACCTCGGTCACCGCGCCTGAGCCGGCCATTTCGCTGGTCAGAACGCCGACTGGGGGGCCGGGACGCCCTCGCCCCCCCCTGCGCCGGCGAACCGGGAGCGAGGGCGTAGCGGTAAGGCAGGGCCAGTTCAGTCGGTGGCGCGCTAGAACACGGCGATGGGGTTCACTGGCGACCCGGTCACCGTCGGCAGCCGCAGCGGGTTGATGCCGATCAGGAACTCCCAGCGGTTGCGGGCCACGCAGGCCTCCGAGAGATCGTCCAGCCAGGCGTTGTCGAGGATCCACAGCCCGAGCGCCACGATCCCCACCTGGTGGACCGGGTTCGAGAAGCGCGGGTACGGCGATGGCGCGACGTCGTTGCCGGTATCAGTGCCCATCACGGCGACGCCCCGCTCTTTGAACAGCGGCAGCAGTTCGGGCTTCGGGCCGGCGCTGCCGGCTACGTTCACGTCGACGGCGCCGTACTTGTCCCGTGCGCCGAGCTGGCCCGTCCGCATCAGCAGCACGTCGCCCTCTTCGATCTTGAACCCGCACTGCTGCTCGGCCCGCTCGATGTCGTCCAGGCCGACGCCGTCGCCGCGCTCGATGAACTCGACGCCGCGCAGCCTGGCCGCGTCGACCAGGACGCCTCGCGTCAGGATGCCCTTGTTCGCGACGTTGACGTCGTGGCTGAGCGCGCCGTCGCGGCTGTCGATCAGCGCCGACGACGCGCCGTTGTACATGTGCCCGTCCCACATGAAGTGGCAGAGGCTGTCGACGTGCGTGATCGTGTGCCCGTGGAAGACCAGCCCGAAGTAGTCCACCACGGCCTGTCGGTCGGGGCCTTCGCCGGGACGATACTTGTCGCCGCCGCCGATCATGAAGTGCTGTGGCTGACGCGTGATGTCGGCGGCCGGCGTCCAGGTGATGTCGCGGGCGCAACTGACGGTGACGCCTTCCTGCACGAGCCCCAGCGCCTGCTTCGTCTTCTCGGGTGAGAGCAGGTTGAGGGTGCCCTTCTGATCGTCCTTGCCCCAGCGGCCCCAGTTCGAGAGCGATTGCATCCACTCCAGCAACTGATCCTGAGTTGGCTGTCGGCTGTTGTCTGGCATCGTCGTTCCTCCCAGGCCGCATGGTAGCCGGGGTGGCCGCATCGTCGTCGGCCGGCCCGACCGGCTACACTGGCGACGCTATGAGCGATCGACCATCGACGACGGACGCCTCAACGCTCGCCCCTGCCCCCGCCACCGACGACCCGATCCTGGCGCGTGCTTTGCTGGCGGTGGGCCGTACGCGAGCGCTCGGATTGCACTTCTACGGCCACTTCATCGGGATCGGGGCCGGCGGCGCGGAGGGCGGTCGGTCGCACCTGACCGTCGAGGGCGAGCCTGAGACCACCGGTGTGGCCGGCGTCTCGCCCGTGGCTCTCGCGACCGTGGCCGACCTTGCCATCGGCGGCGCGATCCGCTCCCATCTGGAGCGCGGCTCGCGCCTCGCAACGGCGACTCTGACGGTGCAGCATCCGCCGACGGCGACCAGCGGGCCAGTGGTGGCGCACGGCGAGGCCGAGGAGCACCCGGCCGAGCAGCGGGCTGGCCGCTGTCTGCTGGTCGGTCCTGGCGGACGGCCGGTCGGCCACGCCCAGGGCTGGTTCGCCGCGTTGCCGCCGCCGACCGGCTGGATCCAGCGCCCGATGCCCTGGGAGCACGACGAGATGCCGCCGGTTGATGTGCCGACCCTCGCTCAACTGTCAGACGACGAGGCGCGGGCGGTGGCGGCGGCCCAGGCGGCGGCGGACCGGGCGCGCGTGCGCGGCACCTCCATCTCGGAGGAGCTGCTCCATTTTCGCTGGCAGCCGGCCCTCGACGATCACGCTGTCGGCGAGCTGACCAACGGCCCCGAGCTGGCGAATCGAGTCGGCCACATTCAGGGCGGCGCGATGTACGGGGCAGCGGCCATCGTGGCGGCGCAGGCCCTCGACCTGCCGCTGTCTTCGCTGGTGGAGGGCCAGTACCAGTTCATGCGGCCAGCCGACGGCGCGACAGTCCAGGGCGAGGGGACGGTGCTGCGGCGTGGCCGGCTGGCGGGCTTCGCCGAGGCCCGGCTGTTCGTGGGAGGCAAGCTGGTCGGCATCGGGCTGTTCTCGTTCAGAGGCTGACCGCCGCTACGACGCCGTAGCGGCAACCTCTGGATCTGGCGACCGCGACGGGATCATCATGAGCACCAGGATGCCGGCCAGGAAGTAGCCGAGCCCCTGGATGTTGAGCAGCGCCACCACGCCGAGCCAGCCCGCCAGCAGACCGGCCAGCCCGGTCCCAACGAGGCTGGACAGGGAGGCGGCGGCCATCAGCCCGCCCATCACCCGGCCGCGATACTCGTCCCCGGTCGCAAGTTGGCCGAGTGTGGACAGGCCGACCTGGAGCGCCGCAATCGGCAGCCCCACGATCCCCATGAACAGCAGCGCCGGCCACAGACCGGGGATCACGACCGAGTAGTTGAACGTCAGCCAGTCCATGATCGCCAGCCCGATG is drawn from Chloroflexota bacterium and contains these coding sequences:
- a CDS encoding ABC transporter ATP-binding protein; this encodes MSAPGVSDPVARRPTSTPRLAVRGLTRRYGGLAALEDVSFDVAAGTVCGLIGPNGAGKTTLLNVVSGLTPPTSGGVELDGLQLSGQPAHVVAAMGVARTFQNIRLFTDLSVLENVMVGWHLRRHATLIESLLGLPRARREEREAREAAQALIERLGMAHLAASEAGALSYGDQRRVEIARGLALGPKLLLLDEPAAGLNATETASLAEFLAGLRADGLTLLVIEHDMELIMRLSDLVVVLSFGRKIAEGPPAQIQQDPRVVEAYLGDDDGGDLPLPMPDQQPGREASP
- a CDS encoding cyclase family protein → MPDNSRQPTQDQLLEWMQSLSNWGRWGKDDQKGTLNLLSPEKTKQALGLVQEGVTVSCARDITWTPAADITRQPQHFMIGGGDKYRPGEGPDRQAVVDYFGLVFHGHTITHVDSLCHFMWDGHMYNGASSALIDSRDGALSHDVNVANKGILTRGVLVDAARLRGVEFIERGDGVGLDDIERAEQQCGFKIEEGDVLLMRTGQLGARDKYGAVDVNVAGSAGPKPELLPLFKERGVAVMGTDTGNDVAPSPYPRFSNPVHQVGIVALGLWILDNAWLDDLSEACVARNRWEFLIGINPLRLPTVTGSPVNPIAVF
- a CDS encoding branched-chain amino acid ABC transporter permease, translating into MFEWIANNQSIVNFVLINIALGLSIYLTLATGLLSLANAGFMAIGAYTAAVLASQAGVSLFVSFFVALVLAAAVAFPFGLAVLRLRDVYLAIATLGFVQIVNVLALNGDKILRAISGNPELTVFRGAEGITLPYVSPRIVFGLPETTWPLLLYVLALIVILAVLRRSHEGRVLAAVRLDESAAATLGINVVRYKLLAFVLGAMMAAGVGVLSTPIIRVIDPRNYVFSRAVDILAYAILGGVAHWSGPLVGATVLTLLPETLRFLQEQREIVNGLIIMLSIIFLPRGLADPRFWGGLFKRRKPAT
- a CDS encoding ABC transporter ATP-binding protein, giving the protein MLAVEGLETWYGGIAALRGVTFEVPSGTVVALVGANGAGKSTTLNTVSGLLVPRAGSVRFDGKEIGGWRADRIASLGLVQVPEGRQVLAPLTVEENLLLGAYTRRDREVRADLDATFVRFPRLAERRYQLAGSLSGGEQQMLAIGRALLARPRLLMLDEPSLGLAPLIVADVFRLIADLKAQGSTILLVEQNARRALAVADTAHVLEGGRITRSGPAAALRDDPAIVAAYLGHRA